One Streptococcus sp. zg-86 DNA window includes the following coding sequences:
- a CDS encoding ABC transporter ATP-binding protein, with protein sequence MVQLNLKNIYKKYPNSEHYSVEDFNLDIKDKEFIVFVGPSGCGKSTTLRMIAGLEDITEGEAYIDDVLMNDVAPKDRDIAMVFQNYALYPHMTVFDNMAFGLKLRKYSKDEIKKRVEEAAAILGLTEFLQRKPADLSGGQRQRVAMGRAIVRDAKVFLMDEPLSNLDAKLRVSMRTEIAKIHRRIGATTIYVTHDQTEAMTLADRIVIMSATKNEAGTGTIGRIEQIGTPEELYNSPVNKFVASFIGSPAMNFFNVTLKDGVLTDGDNLSVRLPEGRRKHLEEKGYEGKSLTLGIRPEDIKASQLELEAYPDSIVTSEVVVSELLGAESMLYSRVGATEFVSRVDARDFHKPGEKVRLAFNLNKAHFFDNTTNKAIV encoded by the coding sequence ATGGTTCAATTAAATCTAAAAAATATCTACAAAAAATATCCAAACAGCGAACACTATTCTGTTGAGGATTTCAACCTAGACATTAAGGACAAGGAATTTATCGTATTTGTAGGTCCTTCAGGATGTGGGAAATCAACAACTCTTCGTATGATTGCAGGTCTGGAAGATATTACAGAAGGTGAAGCATACATTGATGATGTCTTGATGAATGATGTGGCACCAAAAGATCGTGATATTGCCATGGTATTCCAAAACTATGCCCTCTACCCACACATGACTGTATTTGACAACATGGCCTTTGGTTTGAAATTGCGCAAATACAGCAAAGATGAAATCAAAAAACGGGTAGAAGAAGCTGCTGCAATCCTTGGTTTGACTGAATTCTTGCAACGGAAACCAGCAGACCTTTCAGGTGGACAACGTCAACGTGTTGCCATGGGTCGTGCAATTGTCCGTGATGCAAAAGTGTTCTTGATGGATGAGCCATTATCAAACTTGGATGCAAAACTTCGTGTATCCATGCGTACAGAAATTGCGAAAATCCACCGTCGTATCGGTGCGACAACCATCTACGTAACGCATGACCAAACAGAAGCGATGACACTTGCTGACCGTATCGTTATCATGAGTGCAACCAAGAATGAAGCTGGTACAGGTACAATCGGACGTATCGAACAAATCGGTACACCGGAAGAATTGTACAACTCTCCTGTTAACAAATTTGTCGCAAGCTTTATCGGAAGCCCAGCGATGAACTTCTTCAATGTAACCTTGAAAGATGGTGTTCTAACAGATGGAGATAATTTGTCAGTCCGCTTGCCAGAAGGGCGCAGAAAACATTTGGAAGAAAAAGGATATGAAGGAAAATCTTTGACACTTGGTATTCGTCCAGAAGACATTAAAGCTTCACAATTGGAACTAGAAGCTTATCCAGATAGCATTGTCACATCAGAAGTAGTGGTATCTGAATTGCTCGGTGCAGAGTCCATGCTCTATAGCCGTGTAGGTGCAACTGAGTTTGTATCTCGTGTGGATGCCCGTGATTTCCACAAACCAGGTGAAAAAGTGCGTCTTGCCTTCAACCTCAATAAAGCACACTTCTTCGACAACACTACAAATAAAGCAATCGTCTAA